The following proteins are co-located in the Sporolactobacillus pectinivorans genome:
- a CDS encoding energy-coupling factor transporter transmembrane component T family protein: MFNLVIGQYVPMESYVHRLDPRAKLIGVFLFVIIVFLANNWLANLLLIVFCVAGIMSSRISISFIFRGLKSILIIVLLTFFLNLFFTVGGRLLFSFGWIHIYQNGLIQSVLITDRILVIIIVTTLLTLTTSPMEITDGMESLLSPFKRIKLPVHEFALMMSISLRFIPTLLEETEKIIKAQAARGSDFTTGSLKNRMKAVVPLLVPLFVSAFKRAEDLAMAMEARGYHGDIGRTRLHKLVWKWQDSVLMIIMALLTAALIFVRA, from the coding sequence ATGTTTAATCTGGTCATCGGACAATATGTTCCAATGGAATCATATGTCCACCGCCTGGATCCACGGGCGAAATTAATCGGTGTTTTTCTCTTTGTGATTATTGTTTTTCTGGCAAACAACTGGCTGGCGAACCTTTTATTAATTGTGTTCTGCGTTGCCGGAATCATGAGCTCCAGAATATCGATTTCATTTATTTTCAGGGGCCTGAAGTCTATATTGATCATTGTCCTGCTGACATTCTTTTTGAATCTTTTTTTCACGGTAGGTGGCAGGCTGCTCTTCAGCTTTGGCTGGATTCACATCTATCAAAATGGACTCATTCAATCCGTTCTAATTACTGATCGCATTCTTGTGATTATCATTGTGACCACCCTGCTCACGCTGACTACTTCACCGATGGAAATTACGGATGGGATGGAGAGTCTGCTCAGCCCTTTTAAGAGGATAAAACTCCCGGTTCATGAATTTGCGTTAATGATGTCTATTTCACTGCGATTTATCCCAACTTTGCTGGAAGAAACGGAGAAAATCATCAAAGCTCAGGCTGCGCGGGGGTCAGATTTTACAACCGGCTCTCTGAAAAACAGGATGAAAGCTGTTGTACCCCTGCTTGTCCCACTTTTTGTCAGTGCGTTTAAACGGGCGGAAGATCTGGCGATGGCGATGGAAGCACGCGGCTATCATGGCGATATCGGCCGAACAAGGCTTCATAAACTAGTATGGAAATGGCAGGACAGTGTTTTGATGATTATTATGGCACTTTTGACAGCAGCGTTAATTTTTGTAAGAGCGTAG
- a CDS encoding energy-coupling factor transporter ATPase: MDITFTNVTHIYNPKTPFERTALDHVSLKIPSGSFTSIIGHTGSGKSTLVQHMNGLLRPSSGSITVGNVTIGAQKKKQDLKALREKVGFVFQYPEHQLFEETAIKDVCFGPMNFGVPAMEATKRAEESLHLAGLPALYWHQSPFDLSGGQMRRVAIAGVLAVHPEVIILDEPTAGLDPQGRKDILELFRRLNKESKLTIIMVTHSMGDAALYSDQVFVMDDGQLKMAGTPEAVFSKKQELRKIGLELPETMLFLDRLTERLGLGTVKPAFTLSETADTVAGLMRRGDAHV; this comes from the coding sequence ATGGACATTACGTTCACAAATGTAACCCACATTTATAATCCGAAAACTCCATTTGAACGGACAGCACTTGATCACGTCAGCCTGAAGATCCCATCAGGCTCATTTACTTCAATCATCGGCCATACGGGATCCGGTAAATCAACTTTGGTTCAGCACATGAACGGTTTGCTTCGTCCATCCTCAGGTTCCATTACTGTCGGGAATGTTACAATCGGAGCGCAAAAAAAGAAACAGGATCTAAAAGCACTGCGTGAAAAGGTTGGTTTCGTTTTTCAGTACCCCGAGCACCAATTATTTGAAGAAACGGCAATTAAAGATGTCTGTTTCGGGCCGATGAATTTCGGCGTGCCGGCGATGGAAGCTACAAAAAGGGCGGAGGAAAGCTTGCATCTTGCCGGACTACCTGCGCTTTACTGGCACCAGTCACCGTTCGATCTGAGCGGCGGCCAAATGCGACGCGTGGCCATTGCCGGCGTATTGGCCGTGCATCCGGAAGTAATTATTCTGGATGAACCAACGGCCGGGCTTGATCCCCAAGGACGTAAAGATATTCTCGAGCTTTTTCGCAGGTTAAATAAAGAATCGAAACTGACCATTATTATGGTGACACATAGTATGGGAGATGCAGCGTTATATTCTGATCAAGTATTTGTGATGGATGATGGCCAACTGAAGATGGCCGGGACCCCAGAAGCAGTTTTTTCCAAGAAACAGGAGTTAAGAAAAATCGGCCTTGAACTGCCAGAGACTATGCTTTTCCTTGACCGGCTGACAGAGCGACTGGGGCTGGGGACAGTGAAGCCGGCGTTCACTCTGTCTGAGACGGCGGACACAGTGGCTGGCCTGATGCGTAGGGGGGATGCGCATGTTTAA
- a CDS encoding energy-coupling factor ABC transporter ATP-binding protein produces the protein MEKIIEVSGVSFFYAEDHPWVLDDVTLSVNKGEWLSIIGHNGSGKSTLAKCLNGLIVPQKGSVHVGGFDTKDEKNIWEVRRLVGMVFQNPDNQFVGATVRDDVAFGMENHGIPREQMIDRLAQALKLVKMDAYANSEPHRLSGGQKQRVAIAGIVALRPLIIILDEATSMLDPEGRKEIIQTVRTLNKEHGLTVISITHDLEEAVHADRILVMNKGKVVREGRPREIFQAPELLEKIGLDLPFAVKLRRLLNQRGISLKDAALTQEDLVNELWTLRSQM, from the coding sequence ATGGAGAAGATTATTGAGGTCAGCGGGGTTTCTTTTTTCTATGCCGAAGACCATCCCTGGGTGCTTGATGATGTTACTCTTTCAGTAAATAAGGGTGAATGGCTGTCAATTATCGGACATAACGGTTCGGGGAAGTCGACACTCGCCAAGTGTTTGAATGGTTTAATTGTTCCACAAAAAGGTTCGGTACACGTTGGCGGGTTCGACACGAAAGATGAAAAGAATATATGGGAAGTCCGGCGTCTTGTCGGTATGGTCTTTCAGAATCCAGATAACCAGTTTGTCGGAGCAACGGTTCGGGATGATGTAGCGTTTGGCATGGAAAATCATGGAATACCGCGTGAGCAAATGATCGATCGTCTGGCTCAGGCTCTGAAACTCGTAAAGATGGACGCCTATGCAAACAGTGAACCCCACCGTCTGTCTGGCGGACAAAAGCAGCGCGTGGCTATAGCTGGTATTGTTGCCCTCCGGCCCTTGATCATCATTCTTGATGAAGCGACATCCATGCTGGATCCGGAAGGCCGCAAGGAAATAATACAGACAGTGCGCACTTTAAACAAAGAGCACGGATTAACGGTTATATCAATTACGCATGATCTTGAGGAAGCGGTGCACGCTGACCGGATACTTGTCATGAACAAGGGAAAAGTTGTCCGTGAAGGCCGACCGAGAGAAATTTTTCAGGCACCCGAACTTTTGGAAAAAATTGGCCTTGATCTGCCTTTTGCGGTCAAACTTCGACGCCTCTTGAATCAAAGAGGAATTTCTCTCAAAGACGCGGCATTAACTCAGGAAGATCTGGTGAATGAACTATGGACATTACGTTCACAAATGTAA
- the rplQ gene encoding 50S ribosomal protein L17: MAYVKLGRDSAARKALFRDLATDLIISERIQTTHSKAKAVQPVIEKMITLAKRGDLHARRQAAAFIRNEVADQESNQNAVQKLFDDIAKRYEERQGGYTRVLKVGPRKGDGAELAIIELVK; this comes from the coding sequence ATGGCATATGTAAAACTGGGTCGGGACTCGGCTGCGAGAAAAGCACTGTTCCGTGATCTGGCGACCGATTTGATTATTAGTGAACGGATTCAGACAACGCATTCAAAGGCTAAAGCAGTTCAACCTGTCATTGAAAAGATGATTACGCTCGCAAAGCGCGGTGATCTTCACGCTCGCAGGCAGGCGGCTGCTTTTATCAGAAATGAAGTAGCCGATCAGGAATCAAACCAGAATGCAGTTCAGAAACTGTTTGATGACATTGCGAAACGCTATGAAGAACGCCAAGGTGGTTATACACGTGTTCTGAAAGTCGGGCCCCGTAAGGGAGACGGCGCAGAACTGGCAATCATTGAACTGGTTAAATAA